From Planctomycetota bacterium, a single genomic window includes:
- the nusA gene encoding transcription termination factor NusA: protein MNAELVRIVDGIARERGIEKEAVFVDIEQAIASGLRRQYQVEDVTEFQVAVDRESGTINMWRNGEHLTQEKMGRIGAQTVKQVMIQLLRQDERGSIYEEYKDKVGTIVNGSVVRFEGPTMIVNLGRVEGIMPRSEQIPGEFHNENDAVQALIVEVRDTPSSVKIILSRSHPELIRRLFEREVPEVGERTIEIRALAREAGARTKLAVASVDAKVDAVGACVGVRGSRIRNIVDELGGEKIDIVRWNESSQILIANALKPAEVAEVSLCFELGRATVVVNEDQLSLAIGKRGQNVRLAARLTGWDVDILTPQEFQGNIDRLESILRQVPEVAENQDLMDRIIALGLIDVRDIEEVGEQPLMDELEIEFELAERMVDVCTEEAKIVVKEQEAKKKAEAEAKAAGLQGASLARNALLGNLPPAPVAEDRPSGQGAPALGEVGATTARLDATPAPSADEAQDALLSGPVDDTDTSAADEADEPAHQAGPAEHVEGMSPEIVTHDESVGDDASEDDIPPELEAMHKDDDSPLVNPPVPAGEGREFADEQDEEAALAEGRVPPPPA, encoded by the coding sequence ATGAACGCAGAACTCGTACGAATCGTCGACGGCATCGCCCGCGAGCGGGGCATCGAAAAGGAAGCCGTCTTCGTCGACATCGAACAGGCCATCGCATCCGGCCTGCGTCGGCAGTACCAGGTCGAAGACGTCACCGAGTTCCAAGTGGCCGTCGACCGCGAGAGCGGCACGATCAACATGTGGCGCAACGGCGAGCACCTGACGCAGGAAAAGATGGGCCGCATCGGCGCTCAGACCGTCAAGCAGGTCATGATCCAACTCCTTCGCCAGGACGAGCGCGGCAGCATTTATGAGGAGTACAAAGACAAGGTCGGCACGATTGTCAACGGCAGCGTCGTCCGCTTCGAGGGCCCGACCATGATCGTCAACCTCGGGCGGGTCGAGGGCATCATGCCGCGAAGCGAGCAGATTCCCGGCGAGTTTCACAACGAGAACGACGCCGTCCAGGCGCTCATCGTCGAGGTCCGCGACACGCCGTCGAGCGTCAAGATCATCCTCAGCCGAAGTCACCCGGAACTGATCCGCCGGCTGTTCGAGCGCGAGGTGCCGGAAGTCGGCGAGCGGACGATCGAGATTCGCGCGCTCGCCCGCGAGGCCGGTGCCCGGACGAAGCTGGCCGTCGCGTCAGTCGATGCGAAGGTCGATGCCGTCGGTGCCTGCGTCGGTGTGCGTGGCAGCCGCATCCGCAACATCGTCGACGAGCTCGGCGGTGAGAAGATCGACATCGTCCGCTGGAACGAGTCGTCGCAGATCCTCATCGCCAACGCCCTCAAGCCGGCGGAGGTCGCGGAAGTCTCGCTCTGCTTCGAGCTTGGGCGGGCGACGGTCGTCGTGAACGAAGACCAGCTCAGTCTCGCCATCGGCAAGCGTGGTCAGAACGTCCGTCTCGCCGCGAGGCTGACAGGCTGGGACGTCGACATCCTCACGCCGCAGGAGTTCCAGGGGAACATCGACCGGCTCGAGTCGATCCTGCGTCAGGTGCCGGAGGTCGCAGAGAATCAGGACCTGATGGACCGCATCATCGCGCTGGGTCTGATCGACGTCCGCGATATCGAAGAGGTCGGCGAGCAGCCGTTGATGGACGAGCTTGAGATCGAGTTCGAGCTGGCAGAGCGGATGGTCGACGTGTGCACGGAAGAGGCGAAGATCGTCGTCAAGGAGCAGGAGGCCAAGAAGAAGGCCGAGGCCGAGGCCAAGGCTGCAGGCCTTCAAGGGGCGAGCCTCGCGCGGAACGCTCTCCTGGGCAACCTGCCTCCCGCGCCTGTCGCGGAAGATCGTCCGTCCGGCCAAGGTGCGCCGGCTCTCGGCGAAGTCGGCGCTACCACGGCCCGTCTCGACGCGACGCCCGCTCCCTCGGCAGACGAAGCTCAGGACGCCCTGCTTTCCGGCCCCGTTGACGACACTGACACCTCCGCGGCTGACGAAGCCGACGAGCCCGCGCACCAGGCCGGCCCCGCCGAGCACGTCGAGGGCATGTCGCCTGAAATCGTCACGCACGACGAGTCGGTCGGCGATGATGCGTCTGAGGACGACATTCCGCCGGAGCTGGAAGCGATGCACAAGGACGACGACTCGCCGCTGGTCAACCCACCCGTGCCGGCCGGCGAGGGCAGAGAGTTCGCCGATGAGCAGGACGAGGAGGCCGCCTTAGCCGAGGGTCGCGTGCCACCGCCGCCGGCATGA
- a CDS encoding type II toxin-antitoxin system RelE/ParE family toxin: MSDAKPAYRVRFTKAARRDLNEHALFIAVQEHHPDPGLDWHAKAYDEALKLDFMPSRCVLATGYESLPYPIRRLVHHNHLILFTIDEEAKTVYVLAIVHGARLPRPGELHPSIDRVRRDTGE; the protein is encoded by the coding sequence GTGAGCGACGCGAAACCCGCTTATCGCGTGCGGTTCACGAAGGCCGCCCGTCGTGACCTAAACGAACACGCCCTTTTTATCGCAGTGCAGGAGCATCACCCCGATCCGGGGCTTGATTGGCACGCGAAGGCGTACGACGAAGCGCTGAAACTCGACTTCATGCCGAGCCGCTGCGTGCTTGCAACCGGCTACGAGTCGCTGCCCTACCCCATCCGTCGGCTGGTTCACCACAACCACCTGATCCTCTTCACGATCGATGAGGAGGCCAAGACCGTCTACGTCCTGGCGATCGTCCACGGTGCCCGCCTGCCTCGGCCGGGCGAGCTGCATCCGTCCATCGACCGCGTTCGACGCGACACCGGCGAATGA
- the ugpC gene encoding sn-glycerol-3-phosphate ABC transporter ATP-binding protein UgpC, with translation MARVLLNDVTKIYPGDVKAVDRATLEIGQGEFVVLVGPSGCGKSTTLRMVAGLEEISGGTISIGDRVVNDVAPKDRDIAMVFQNYALYPHMTVYKNMAFGLKLRRFPKLEIDQRVRDAARVLDIEHLLDRKPKALSGGQRQRVAVGRAIVRDPAVFLFDEPLSNLDAKLRVTTRAELKRLHQRLKTTTIYVTHDQEEAMTLGDRIVVMKDGLIQQAESPLLMYQKPANRFVAGFIGMPPMDFFHGRLVEDAGQLMFEEGQLTNVRSTGDENDPDRPNLLEGDLSVPGDGFKVALPARFQQAAQGRIGEHLVLGVRPEHFSLSPSGTSGGIEAVIGVIEPLGSDMDTYFSTKYHKKPVARVPAQRGVEADQRMALVPDLDRAHLFEPGETGANLTFDAPETAGGTETPVAVPVGMMQ, from the coding sequence ATGGCACGCGTTCTGCTCAACGACGTCACGAAGATTTACCCCGGCGATGTCAAAGCCGTTGATCGAGCCACGCTCGAGATCGGGCAAGGCGAGTTCGTCGTGCTGGTCGGGCCCTCGGGCTGTGGTAAGAGCACCACGCTCCGCATGGTCGCCGGCCTTGAAGAGATCAGCGGCGGAACGATTTCGATCGGCGATCGCGTCGTCAACGACGTTGCCCCGAAGGACCGCGACATCGCGATGGTCTTCCAGAACTACGCCCTGTACCCGCACATGACGGTGTACAAGAACATGGCGTTCGGCCTGAAGCTGCGGCGTTTCCCGAAGCTCGAAATCGACCAGCGCGTCCGCGACGCCGCTCGCGTGCTCGACATCGAACACCTTCTCGATCGCAAGCCCAAGGCTCTGTCGGGTGGCCAGCGTCAGCGTGTGGCCGTCGGCCGGGCGATCGTGCGGGATCCGGCGGTCTTCCTTTTCGATGAGCCGCTGTCGAACCTGGACGCGAAGCTGCGTGTGACGACGCGGGCCGAGCTCAAGCGGCTGCACCAGCGGCTCAAGACGACGACCATCTACGTCACGCACGACCAGGAAGAGGCCATGACGCTGGGCGATCGCATCGTCGTCATGAAGGACGGCCTGATCCAGCAGGCGGAGAGCCCGCTGCTGATGTACCAGAAGCCGGCCAACAGGTTCGTCGCGGGATTCATCGGCATGCCGCCGATGGACTTCTTCCACGGGCGACTCGTCGAAGACGCCGGCCAGCTCATGTTCGAGGAAGGCCAGCTCACCAACGTCCGTTCGACGGGCGACGAGAACGACCCGGATCGGCCGAATCTGCTCGAAGGCGACCTCTCGGTTCCCGGCGATGGCTTCAAGGTCGCCCTGCCGGCCCGATTCCAGCAGGCGGCTCAGGGCCGGATCGGCGAGCACCTGGTGTTGGGTGTCCGCCCCGAGCACTTCAGCCTTTCGCCGTCTGGCACCTCCGGCGGCATCGAGGCTGTGATCGGGGTCATCGAGCCACTCGGCAGCGACATGGATACGTACTTCTCCACGAAGTACCACAAGAAGCCCGTGGCTCGCGTCCCCGCCCAGCGCGGCGTCGAAGCCGACCAGCGGATGGCCCTCGTGCCGGACCTGGACCGCGCTCACCTCTTCGAGCCCGGCGAGACCGGTGCGAACCTGACCTTCGACGCCCCTGAAACAGCCGGTGGCACGGAGACGCCGGTCGCGGTCCCTGTCGGGATGATGCAGTAG